One part of the Halopenitus persicus genome encodes these proteins:
- a CDS encoding winged helix-turn-helix transcriptional regulator: MSESEMAAEPKYDGAVDGREFFSLLGKAHTMAILRKIVLGDDQPARFGEIKKSLSLSPNTLSRRLDELVAAGLLQRTQYDEIPPRVEYETTEMLDDLEPTFRELETWMEQYGAEDLGCPE, encoded by the coding sequence ATGAGCGAATCTGAGATGGCGGCCGAACCGAAATACGATGGAGCAGTCGATGGCCGTGAGTTCTTCTCCCTGCTTGGAAAGGCACACACCATGGCCATCCTCCGAAAAATTGTCCTTGGAGACGATCAGCCAGCTCGGTTTGGGGAGATTAAGAAATCGCTTTCACTCTCGCCCAATACCCTCTCACGGCGCCTTGACGAACTCGTAGCCGCCGGGCTGCTTCAGAGAACGCAGTACGACGAGATTCCCCCGCGCGTGGAGTACGAGACGACCGAAATGCTGGATGATCTCGAACCGACCTTCCGAGAGTTGGAAACCTGGATGGAGCAATACGGAGCAGAAGACCTTGGATGTCCTGAGTGA